A portion of the Rhodanobacter sp. AS-Z3 genome contains these proteins:
- a CDS encoding PAS domain-containing protein, whose translation MSAHSPQSLNLLQLLPEAVVQTDALWTITYLNPAWHKLTGHSVDAALGQSLLDFVHPDDIGTLRSGMPVFRLRLANSDYRWMRLQLQPESDAANRLISRQGVLIEITEITEHVLMEVRQRFLRLLETIDGVVWEAELGVGNTFLSPQVERLFGYTVEEWRADPGFWRTHVHPDDLPAAKAIDDAAYHATHSYAYEMNYRLMAKSGHVVWVRDLCRVVVETGRPNRMIGLMIDVTQQKGTELELVQSDNRYALATRGSNDGIWDWNLQTRVLHVSARFHEIVGLTDTTNLHGDGWHFLQQLMDPDDHERVQMAYRRHLSGDSPNFSVDFRACHGSGRLVWVNWRGVAQFEDGKAVRMAGSLSDLAERGSSYDALTNLPGRPLFRDRLEHAIALHQSRVSNADDAHPLPDSSMFAVLLLDLNGFKAVNDTFGHHAGDQLLQQVARRLESCVRAVDLVARMSGDEFNVLLESIDQAGATDRARQIAAALAAPYQIGAHTVTSGASIGVVSSQAGLTTTDDYLRAADAAMYQAKSHSLNVCVLSENKKEGQYVFP comes from the coding sequence ATGTCCGCCCATTCCCCGCAATCCCTGAATCTGTTGCAGTTGCTGCCCGAGGCGGTGGTGCAAACGGATGCGCTGTGGACGATCACCTACTTGAACCCCGCCTGGCACAAGCTCACGGGCCATTCGGTAGATGCGGCGCTTGGCCAGTCGTTGCTTGATTTCGTGCATCCCGACGACATTGGCACGTTGCGGTCAGGCATGCCGGTGTTCCGGCTGCGCCTGGCAAACTCGGACTATCGCTGGATGCGTCTGCAGTTGCAGCCGGAGTCGGATGCGGCAAATCGACTAATCAGCCGCCAAGGCGTGCTGATCGAGATCACCGAGATCACCGAACACGTATTGATGGAGGTTCGCCAGCGCTTCCTGCGCCTGCTGGAGACCATCGACGGTGTGGTTTGGGAAGCGGAGCTCGGTGTGGGCAATACGTTTTTGAGCCCGCAGGTCGAGCGTCTTTTCGGCTACACGGTGGAAGAGTGGCGGGCCGATCCGGGTTTCTGGCGGACGCATGTTCATCCCGATGACTTGCCGGCGGCCAAGGCGATAGACGATGCCGCGTACCACGCGACGCACAGCTATGCGTACGAGATGAATTACCGGCTGATGGCCAAATCCGGCCATGTCGTATGGGTACGCGACCTGTGTCGCGTGGTTGTCGAGACGGGGCGGCCGAATCGCATGATCGGCCTGATGATCGACGTGACCCAGCAGAAAGGTACCGAACTGGAACTGGTGCAATCGGACAACCGCTATGCACTGGCCACTCGCGGCTCCAATGACGGCATCTGGGATTGGAACCTGCAAACGCGGGTCCTGCATGTGTCCGCGCGCTTCCATGAAATTGTCGGACTGACTGACACCACCAACCTGCATGGTGACGGCTGGCATTTTCTCCAGCAGCTCATGGACCCCGATGACCATGAGCGGGTGCAGATGGCTTACCGCAGGCACCTGTCGGGAGACAGTCCGAACTTTTCCGTGGATTTTCGCGCCTGTCATGGATCGGGGCGTTTGGTGTGGGTCAATTGGCGTGGAGTTGCCCAATTCGAAGACGGCAAGGCCGTGCGGATGGCGGGTTCACTGAGTGATCTGGCGGAGCGTGGCAGCTCTTACGATGCGTTGACCAACTTGCCTGGTCGGCCGTTGTTTCGCGACCGCCTCGAACACGCCATCGCGTTGCATCAAAGCCGTGTTTCGAATGCGGATGACGCGCACCCCCTACCAGACAGCTCGATGTTCGCCGTGCTGCTGCTGGATCTCAATGGGTTCAAGGCAGTCAACGACACCTTTGGACATCACGCCGGTGACCAACTGTTGCAGCAGGTTGCACGCCGGCTTGAATCCTGTGTGCGGGCGGTTGACCTAGTCGCCCGCATGAGTGGCGATGAATTCAACGTGCTGCTGGAGTCCATCGATCAAGCGGGTGCAACCGACCGGGCCCGACAGATTGCTGCGGCCCTTGCGGCGCCGTATCAGATTGGCGCACACACCGTGACCAGCGGCGCAAGCATCGGTGTGGTCAGCAGCCAAGCCGGCTTGACGACAACCGATGACTACCTGCGCGCTGCAGATGCCGCCATGTATCAGGCCAAGAGCCATTCGTTGAATGTGTGTGTGCTGTCGGAAAACAAGAAAGAAGGGCAGTACGTTTTTCCTTGA
- a CDS encoding alpha/beta fold hydrolase, with the protein MNTRQWMVALGLLWVTVLHAQSVSLADLARHMEYGAVKISPDGQYVAATAMVKGHTVLALMRLADKKGQLIRPRDEDSVTNFWWVSPTRVVYAVGTRVGGYDAPLATGELYAVNADGSDPAMLYGVRKGGTNIGSLIPGVVSTRGTAEFIAAIPDDPNHILVSTRPWDAGGLDGVVATAYRMDVHTGGLRKLTDAPMRNANFVADHQGRIRFAWGEDDNGGTLVFEYPVDGSGWKAAPELSAGRSVPLAFNRDDSAAYFACPGKAGGFGICRWTDAKPELEEVWSNPNVEADGLLQGLAEGDIAGVTYMDGRASITPFDMGSHAAQVLVALMKQFPGESVQFVSGTRDGHLSVVRVEADADPGAFYLFDSKANTLTALLRRASWINPRLMAAKQPFEFAARDGMKLQGYVSYPPHHEQGKQLPTVIVVHGGPFFVRDRWDYDPDVQALATHGYAVVQVNFRGSSERGYDFEKAGSREWGGKMQDDITDATRWAIAQGIADPKRLCIYGASYGGYAALEGAVKEPELYKCAIGYVGVYDLPLMYRDGDTHESKSGKNYLKRQMGDDMAELARHSPINQLDTLKARVMLVVGDKDERVPPIQGINLHKALLTRNVAHVWMEKAGEMHGFYDEDNITELYTKMLEFIGSSIGPGVTDDGAADH; encoded by the coding sequence GTGAATACTCGACAATGGATGGTCGCGCTGGGGCTGCTTTGGGTAACGGTTCTGCATGCACAGTCTGTGTCACTGGCTGATCTCGCCCGGCACATGGAATACGGCGCGGTGAAGATTTCTCCCGATGGCCAGTACGTCGCTGCCACGGCGATGGTCAAGGGGCATACGGTGCTGGCGTTGATGCGACTCGCCGACAAGAAGGGGCAGCTGATTCGCCCGCGCGACGAGGACTCCGTCACCAATTTCTGGTGGGTATCGCCCACCCGTGTGGTATACGCAGTAGGAACGCGCGTGGGTGGCTACGATGCGCCACTGGCCACGGGTGAACTGTACGCGGTCAACGCGGACGGGAGTGATCCCGCGATGCTCTACGGCGTTCGAAAGGGCGGCACCAACATCGGCTCGCTCATCCCTGGTGTAGTCAGTACCCGGGGTACGGCTGAATTCATCGCGGCGATCCCCGATGACCCGAACCACATCCTGGTTTCCACCCGCCCGTGGGATGCCGGTGGTCTCGACGGGGTGGTCGCTACTGCTTACCGCATGGATGTGCACACCGGCGGCTTGAGAAAGTTGACTGACGCGCCGATGCGCAATGCCAATTTCGTGGCCGATCATCAGGGAAGAATCCGCTTCGCCTGGGGTGAAGACGACAATGGCGGCACCCTCGTATTCGAGTACCCGGTCGACGGTAGTGGCTGGAAGGCGGCGCCCGAACTGAGTGCCGGTCGTTCCGTCCCGTTGGCGTTCAACCGTGACGACAGCGCAGCCTATTTCGCCTGTCCGGGCAAAGCCGGTGGTTTCGGCATCTGCCGCTGGACCGATGCCAAACCCGAACTGGAGGAGGTGTGGAGCAACCCGAACGTCGAGGCTGATGGGCTGCTCCAGGGGCTGGCAGAAGGCGACATCGCTGGCGTGACCTATATGGATGGTCGCGCCAGCATCACGCCGTTCGACATGGGTTCGCATGCGGCGCAAGTGTTGGTGGCGCTGATGAAGCAGTTCCCGGGGGAAAGCGTGCAGTTTGTCTCCGGCACCCGTGACGGCCACTTGAGCGTGGTGCGGGTTGAGGCCGATGCCGATCCAGGCGCGTTCTACCTGTTCGATTCCAAGGCCAATACGTTGACTGCACTGCTTCGCAGGGCATCGTGGATCAATCCCCGGTTGATGGCTGCCAAGCAGCCGTTCGAGTTCGCCGCACGCGATGGCATGAAGCTTCAGGGTTACGTGAGCTACCCGCCACACCATGAGCAAGGCAAGCAGCTGCCGACCGTGATCGTGGTGCATGGTGGCCCCTTCTTCGTGCGCGACCGCTGGGACTACGATCCCGACGTGCAGGCACTGGCCACCCACGGCTACGCCGTAGTGCAGGTCAATTTTCGTGGCTCCAGCGAGCGTGGCTACGACTTCGAAAAAGCCGGCTCGCGTGAGTGGGGCGGCAAGATGCAGGACGACATCACCGACGCCACGCGCTGGGCGATCGCCCAGGGTATCGCTGATCCGAAGCGTCTGTGCATCTATGGCGCCAGCTATGGTGGCTATGCAGCGCTCGAAGGCGCGGTGAAGGAGCCTGAGCTGTACAAATGCGCGATCGGCTACGTAGGCGTTTACGACTTGCCCTTGATGTATCGGGATGGCGACACGCACGAGTCCAAAAGCGGCAAGAACTATCTCAAGCGGCAAATGGGCGACGACATGGCCGAACTGGCCAGGCACTCGCCGATCAACCAGCTCGATACGCTCAAGGCTCGCGTAATGCTGGTTGTAGGCGACAAGGACGAACGCGTCCCACCGATCCAGGGCATCAACCTGCACAAGGCATTGCTCACACGCAACGTCGCACATGTCTGGATGGAGAAGGCGGGCGAGATGCATGGCTTCTACGATGAGGACAACATCACCGAGCTGTACACGAAAATGCTGGAGTTCATCGGCTCAAGCATCGGCCCGGGCGTGACGGACGACGGCGCAGCCGACCATTGA
- the murD gene encoding UDP-N-acetylmuramoyl-L-alanine--D-glutamate ligase, with amino-acid sequence MRIADLAKSRVAIWGFGREGHAVIRALRSRLPTQPLTLFCSAAEVDSARTFDGGLEIITGEPDAETLAQFEVVVKSPGISAYQPALLAAKAKGTQFTSGTALWFGENADARVIGVTGTKGKSTTSALLAHLARSLGIRAALAGNIGLPLLELQGQQAELWVIELSSFQTGEAGELELGVITSLYEEHLDWHGSRERYVADKLKLADVSRHLLVNALQPNLLALTNTHPQRLLFGQPEGWHVAGDFIRRGSQNVFAFAQLAAPGLHNALNACAALAALEAIGMDALAAAPALASFRPLPHRLQPLGEHDGWDWVNDSISTTPLATLAALESLHDRTVTVLVGGHDRGLDWTPFVDAILKTPPNAIICMGSSGPRIAELLRAAVIACPCILVSHLDAAVAEAKACTPAGGVILLSPGAPSFDQFKDYAARGRQFCALAGLDSASIASIDGLGIVG; translated from the coding sequence ATGCGTATCGCTGATCTGGCGAAGAGTCGCGTAGCGATCTGGGGCTTCGGGCGCGAAGGGCATGCGGTTATCCGGGCGCTGCGTTCCCGTCTGCCGACGCAGCCGTTGACGCTGTTCTGCAGTGCTGCCGAAGTGGATTCGGCACGCACGTTCGATGGGGGCTTGGAGATCATCACGGGCGAGCCGGACGCCGAAACGCTGGCGCAGTTCGAGGTGGTGGTGAAGTCGCCCGGCATCTCGGCCTACCAACCCGCGCTGCTGGCGGCCAAGGCGAAGGGTACGCAGTTCACCTCGGGCACGGCGCTGTGGTTTGGCGAAAATGCCGACGCGCGTGTCATCGGAGTCACCGGTACCAAGGGAAAAAGCACTACCAGCGCGCTGCTGGCGCATCTGGCGCGGTCGCTCGGCATACGCGCCGCGCTGGCCGGCAATATCGGCTTGCCCTTGCTGGAATTGCAGGGGCAACAAGCTGAGCTGTGGGTGATCGAATTGTCCAGCTTCCAGACCGGAGAAGCGGGCGAACTGGAACTGGGCGTGATCACCAGCTTGTATGAAGAACACCTCGACTGGCACGGCTCGCGCGAGCGCTACGTCGCCGACAAGTTGAAGCTGGCGGATGTGTCGCGTCACCTGTTGGTGAATGCCCTGCAGCCGAACCTGCTTGCTCTCACCAACACGCATCCGCAGCGCCTGCTGTTCGGTCAGCCCGAAGGCTGGCATGTTGCCGGCGACTTCATTCGGCGCGGTAGCCAGAATGTATTCGCCTTCGCGCAACTGGCTGCGCCCGGGCTGCACAACGCCTTGAACGCCTGCGCCGCGCTGGCCGCCCTGGAAGCGATCGGCATGGATGCGCTGGCCGCCGCGCCGGCCCTCGCCAGCTTCCGCCCGCTGCCGCATCGGCTGCAGCCGTTGGGCGAACACGATGGCTGGGATTGGGTCAACGATTCCATCAGTACCACGCCGCTGGCCACGCTGGCCGCGCTGGAAAGTCTGCATGACCGCACGGTGACCGTGCTGGTCGGCGGCCACGACCGTGGGCTGGACTGGACGCCGTTCGTCGACGCGATACTCAAGACACCACCGAACGCCATCATCTGCATGGGCAGCAGTGGCCCGCGCATTGCCGAGCTATTGCGCGCAGCGGTTATCGCATGCCCGTGCATTCTGGTCAGTCATCTGGACGCCGCTGTCGCCGAGGCGAAAGCGTGCACTCCCGCGGGTGGCGTGATTCTGCTCTCGCCCGGTGCGCCCAGTTTCGATCAGTTCAAGGACTACGCAGCGCGCGGGCGCCAGTTCTGCGCGCTGGCGGGCCTTGATTCGGCCAGCATTGCCAGCATCGACGGGTTGGGAATCGTCGGCTGA
- the murL gene encoding UDP-N-acetyl-alpha-D-muramoyl-L-alanyl-L-glutamate epimerase, protein MQPRLTQVFRFTRASYADGVAELRYAFDDGEELVETIRFPQAPAVPAERRAAFDAALKLLHLIAGVSYYKAGVPPKIELADGPLDDATADLLDALYLHGLAEFAYRNGIDLRERIAFARGAPAQSSAMALNLARRTLVPIGGGKDSLVAVEAIKSIGGEATAVWVGNSALIAACAERTGLPTLNIQRELAPGLFEMNRLGAWNGHIPVTAVNSAILAVAAILYGYDSIAFANERSASAATLEYDGQQVNHQWSKGYAFEQLLGNWLHTHVASDLHYCSLLRPYSELAITRAFAKLTPYFDVFSSCNRNFKLLGPKPVDRWCGQCPKCHFVFLALAPFLPKPRLLSIFGRNLLDDENQAGGFDALLEYQDHKPFECVGEGAEARAAMYALSQRPEWQEDAVIARFRSEILPQLDAAQLALEPWLEASPEHRVPARLSAALAAIG, encoded by the coding sequence ATGCAGCCACGCCTGACCCAGGTGTTCCGATTCACCCGTGCCAGCTACGCCGATGGCGTGGCGGAATTGCGCTATGCGTTCGATGACGGCGAAGAGCTGGTCGAGACCATCCGCTTTCCGCAGGCGCCGGCCGTTCCGGCTGAGCGCCGCGCGGCATTCGATGCGGCGCTGAAGCTGCTGCATCTGATTGCGGGCGTCAGCTATTACAAGGCCGGCGTCCCGCCGAAAATCGAACTGGCCGATGGTCCGCTGGACGATGCCACGGCCGACCTGCTCGATGCGCTGTACCTGCATGGATTGGCTGAATTTGCCTACCGCAACGGCATCGACTTGCGTGAGCGCATTGCGTTCGCGCGGGGCGCACCGGCGCAGTCGTCGGCAATGGCGCTGAACCTGGCCAGGCGCACGTTGGTACCGATCGGTGGCGGCAAGGATTCGCTGGTGGCGGTGGAAGCGATCAAATCCATCGGCGGCGAGGCGACCGCGGTGTGGGTTGGCAATTCTGCGTTGATCGCCGCCTGCGCCGAGCGCACCGGCCTGCCTACGCTGAATATCCAGCGCGAGCTGGCGCCGGGTCTGTTCGAGATGAATCGGCTCGGCGCGTGGAACGGACATATCCCGGTAACCGCGGTGAACTCGGCGATCCTCGCTGTCGCTGCGATCCTTTACGGCTATGACTCGATTGCGTTCGCCAACGAGCGCTCTGCCTCGGCGGCGACACTCGAATACGACGGCCAGCAGGTGAATCACCAGTGGAGCAAGGGCTACGCGTTCGAGCAGTTGCTGGGCAACTGGCTGCATACGCATGTGGCCAGCGACCTGCACTATTGCTCATTGCTGCGGCCGTATTCAGAGTTGGCGATCACTCGTGCGTTCGCGAAGTTGACGCCATATTTCGACGTGTTCTCCAGCTGCAATCGCAACTTCAAACTGCTTGGTCCGAAGCCGGTCGATCGCTGGTGCGGGCAGTGTCCGAAGTGTCACTTCGTGTTTCTCGCGCTGGCGCCGTTCCTGCCCAAGCCACGGCTGCTGTCGATCTTCGGCCGCAATCTGCTGGATGACGAGAACCAGGCGGGCGGCTTCGATGCGCTGCTGGAATATCAGGATCACAAACCGTTCGAATGCGTCGGCGAGGGTGCCGAAGCACGTGCGGCGATGTACGCGCTGAGCCAGCGGCCGGAGTGGCAGGAAGATGCGGTGATTGCACGCTTCCGCAGCGAGATCCTGCCGCAGCTGGATGCTGCGCAGCTCGCGCTGGAGCCGTGGCTGGAGGCGTCGCCGGAGCATCGTGTGCCGGCACGCCTGTCGGCCGCGCTGGCGGCGATCGGTTGA
- a CDS encoding endonuclease domain-containing protein: protein MKRQNVDRARELRRAMTDAEQKLWYHLRNRQLCGHKFRRQHEIDQYIVDFACTDAMLIIELDGGQHAEQQEYDERRTRHLEAKGYRVLRFWNNDALTKIESVLGVILETVASPAPHPNPLPVGERVRNAESEE from the coding sequence ATGAAACGCCAGAACGTCGATCGGGCGCGGGAACTGCGCCGAGCCATGACCGACGCCGAGCAGAAGCTCTGGTACCACCTGCGTAACCGGCAATTGTGCGGTCACAAATTCCGTCGTCAGCATGAAATCGACCAATACATCGTTGATTTCGCTTGCACGGATGCCATGTTGATCATCGAGCTGGATGGTGGGCAACATGCAGAACAGCAAGAATACGACGAGCGTCGCACACGACATCTGGAAGCAAAGGGTTATCGGGTGCTGCGTTTCTGGAACAATGATGCATTGACGAAGATCGAGAGCGTGCTTGGGGTGATTCTGGAGACTGTCGCCAGCCCAGCCCCTCACCCCAACCCTCTCCCCGTGGGGGAGAGGGTGCGCAATGCGGAGAGTGAAGAGTGA
- a CDS encoding bifunctional aspartate kinase/diaminopimelate decarboxylase encodes MKFGGTSVATLPRWQNIRELVASRRAEGARVLVVVSALTGITDALKKLCGEESPGNRRVAAGEIAKRHHELLAQMQLALPTTLGERLSDLTRLAESGPAMLGELAWQAQVQAHGELMSSALGAAFLTHAELPTQWLDARDCLAAIALPNQNERTRLLSAMVESRPDPALNARLAALGDVFITQGFIARESQGRTVLLGRGGSDTSAAYFGALLKAQRVEIWTDVAGMFTANPRQVPSARLLQRLDYEEAQEIASTGAKVLHPRCLSPLREPRVPLLIKDTNRPELEGTVIGPEVRAHAPSVKAISARKGITLVSMESVGMWQQVGFLADVFAQFKTHGLSVDLIGSAETNVTVSLDPTENLLDSDAIAALATDLAKVCRVKVIAPCAAITLVGRGMRSLLHTLSGVLAEFGQLRVHMISQSSNNLNLTFVVDEEVVDALLPHLHELLIGAGSLRTDDSALFGPSWQALYGTGETLDVAAAWWHEAERDRLLKLAAEATPRYVYHLPTVRHQARELKSLAAVDRLHYAVKANTHPAILAALAEEGFGFECVSPGELKFVMAHVPAAAPLLFTPNFAPRDDYAWALTTRATVSLDSLYPLEHWGELFRGREIVLRVDLGRGLGHHEKVRTGGSGSKFGLPVDQLDVFLQLADAHGVIVRGLHAHLGSGILDDKHWGDVYSQLASLAERIGSVSFIDIGGGLGVPSHPGEARLDISALDRVLREVKAAYPHYQLWMEPGRFLVADAGVLLAKVTQQKGKGALRYLGLDTGMNSLIRPALYDAWHEIVNLTRLHEPATALYQIVGPICESGDVLGSDRRLPEATEGDVVLIAQAGAYGKVMSSPYNMRDEASEVIIDT; translated from the coding sequence ATGAAGTTCGGCGGCACCAGTGTCGCCACGCTGCCGCGGTGGCAGAACATTCGTGAGCTGGTTGCCAGCCGCCGTGCCGAAGGTGCGCGCGTGCTGGTGGTGGTCTCCGCGTTGACCGGCATCACCGATGCGCTGAAAAAGCTGTGCGGCGAAGAGTCTCCAGGCAACCGCCGGGTGGCTGCCGGCGAGATCGCGAAACGGCACCACGAACTACTCGCACAAATGCAGCTGGCATTGCCGACGACGCTGGGCGAGCGACTGAGTGATTTGACTCGACTGGCCGAGAGTGGCCCGGCGATGCTCGGCGAGCTGGCGTGGCAGGCGCAGGTGCAGGCGCATGGCGAGCTGATGTCCAGCGCGCTGGGCGCTGCCTTCCTTACGCATGCCGAGCTGCCGACGCAGTGGCTGGATGCGCGCGATTGCCTCGCGGCCATTGCCTTGCCGAATCAGAACGAGCGCACACGATTATTGTCGGCGATGGTGGAATCGCGTCCCGACCCGGCCTTGAATGCGCGCCTGGCCGCGCTGGGTGACGTATTCATCACCCAGGGTTTCATCGCGCGCGAAAGTCAGGGTCGCACGGTGCTGCTCGGGCGCGGCGGTTCGGATACTTCTGCGGCCTACTTCGGTGCGTTGCTGAAAGCGCAGCGGGTGGAAATCTGGACTGACGTGGCCGGCATGTTCACCGCCAATCCGCGTCAGGTACCCAGCGCTCGCCTGCTGCAGCGGCTGGACTACGAAGAGGCACAGGAAATCGCCTCCACCGGCGCCAAGGTATTGCACCCGCGTTGTCTGTCGCCGTTGCGCGAACCGCGCGTGCCGCTGTTGATCAAGGACACCAATCGGCCTGAGCTGGAAGGCACGGTGATCGGCCCGGAAGTGCGCGCGCATGCGCCCAGCGTGAAGGCGATCAGTGCGCGCAAGGGCATCACCCTGGTGTCGATGGAGTCGGTGGGCATGTGGCAGCAAGTGGGCTTTCTTGCCGACGTGTTCGCCCAGTTCAAGACGCACGGCCTGTCAGTGGATTTGATCGGTTCGGCCGAGACCAACGTCACCGTGTCGCTTGACCCCACCGAAAACCTGCTCGATTCCGACGCGATCGCCGCCTTGGCGACCGACCTGGCCAAGGTGTGCCGGGTCAAGGTGATTGCACCGTGTGCGGCGATTACCCTGGTCGGTCGTGGCATGCGTTCGCTGCTGCATACCTTGTCCGGCGTGCTGGCCGAGTTCGGTCAATTGCGCGTGCACATGATTTCGCAGTCATCGAACAATCTGAACCTCACCTTCGTGGTGGATGAGGAGGTGGTCGATGCGCTGCTGCCGCACCTGCATGAGCTGCTGATCGGTGCCGGCTCATTGCGCACCGACGACAGCGCGCTGTTCGGCCCCAGTTGGCAGGCACTGTATGGCACCGGCGAAACGCTGGACGTGGCCGCCGCCTGGTGGCACGAAGCCGAACGCGATCGTCTGCTGAAGCTGGCTGCCGAAGCCACGCCGCGCTATGTCTACCACCTGCCCACCGTGCGTCACCAGGCGCGTGAGCTGAAGTCGCTGGCGGCAGTCGATCGGCTCCACTACGCGGTGAAGGCGAACACCCATCCGGCGATTCTCGCTGCGCTGGCCGAAGAGGGTTTCGGTTTCGAATGCGTGTCGCCCGGCGAATTGAAGTTCGTCATGGCGCATGTGCCCGCCGCTGCGCCGCTGCTGTTCACGCCGAACTTCGCGCCGCGCGACGACTACGCGTGGGCGCTGACCACCCGCGCCACGGTATCGCTCGACTCGCTCTATCCGCTGGAACACTGGGGCGAGTTGTTCCGTGGTCGCGAGATCGTCTTGCGGGTGGATCTGGGACGCGGTCTGGGTCATCACGAGAAAGTGCGCACCGGCGGCAGTGGCAGCAAGTTCGGCTTGCCGGTGGATCAGCTCGATGTGTTCCTGCAGCTAGCCGACGCCCATGGCGTCATCGTGCGCGGGTTACATGCACATCTTGGCTCGGGCATCCTCGATGACAAGCACTGGGGCGATGTCTATTCGCAGCTCGCCAGTCTGGCCGAGCGCATCGGCAGCGTCAGCTTCATCGATATCGGTGGCGGCCTCGGCGTGCCTTCGCACCCGGGTGAGGCGCGACTGGATATTTCCGCGCTCGACCGCGTGCTGCGCGAGGTCAAGGCGGCGTATCCGCACTATCAGTTGTGGATGGAGCCGGGCCGCTTTCTGGTCGCCGATGCCGGCGTGCTGCTGGCCAAGGTCACCCAGCAGAAAGGCAAGGGCGCGCTGCGCTACCTCGGCCTCGACACCGGCATGAACAGCCTGATCCGCCCCGCGCTGTACGACGCCTGGCACGAAATCGTCAACCTGACCCGGCTGCACGAGCCGGCCACCGCGCTGTACCAGATCGTCGGCCCGATCTGCGAAAGTGGCGATGTGCTCGGCAGCGATCGCCGTCTGCCCGAGGCCACCGAGGGCGACGTGGTGCTGATCGCCCAGGCCGGCGCTTATGGCAAGGTGATGTCCAGCCCGTACAACATGCGTGATGAGGCTAGCGAGGTAATCATCGATACCTGA
- a CDS encoding fumarate hydratase, with protein MTAIKQEDLIQSVADALQYISYYHPVDYIKSLADAYDREESPAAKDAMAQILINSRMAAEGHRPLCQDTGIVTVFLKVGMNVRWDDATMSLEDMANEGVRRAYMDPDNKLRASVLADPAGKRINTKDNTPSVVNMSIVPGDKVDVIVAAKGGGSEAKSKFVMLNPSDSIVDWVLKTVPTMGAGWCPPGMLGIGIGGTAEKAMLMAKESLMESIDIQELIARGPTNRCEELRIELYDKVNALGIGAQGLGGLTTVLDVKVKDFPTHAANLPVAMIPNCAATRHAHFVLDGSGPVMLDPPSLEDWPKLTFDTSKGRRVNLDTVTRDEVATWKPGETLLLNGKLLTGRDAAHKRMVEMLNKGEPLPVDFKGRFIYYVGPVDPVRDEVVGPAGPTTATRMDKFTEQVLSETGLLGMVGKAERGPAAIEAIKKHQSVYLMAVGGAAYLVSKAIKASRVVGFADLGMEAIYEFTVEDMPVTVAVDSGGTSVHQTGPREWQARIGKIPLFVQ; from the coding sequence ATGACCGCCATCAAGCAAGAAGACCTGATCCAGTCCGTCGCCGACGCGCTGCAATACATCAGTTACTACCACCCGGTCGATTACATCAAGAGCCTCGCCGACGCCTATGACCGCGAAGAATCGCCGGCGGCAAAGGATGCGATGGCGCAGATCCTGATCAACTCGCGAATGGCGGCCGAAGGGCATCGCCCGCTGTGCCAGGACACCGGCATCGTCACCGTATTTTTGAAAGTCGGCATGAATGTGCGTTGGGACGACGCCACCATGTCGCTGGAAGACATGGCCAACGAAGGCGTGCGCCGTGCCTACATGGACCCGGACAACAAGCTGCGTGCCAGCGTGCTGGCCGATCCGGCGGGCAAGCGTATCAACACGAAGGACAACACGCCGTCGGTAGTCAACATGTCGATCGTGCCGGGCGACAAGGTCGACGTGATCGTGGCAGCCAAGGGCGGCGGCTCGGAAGCGAAGTCGAAATTCGTCATGCTCAATCCGTCCGACTCGATCGTCGACTGGGTGCTGAAGACCGTGCCGACGATGGGCGCCGGCTGGTGTCCGCCGGGCATGCTCGGTATCGGCATCGGCGGCACCGCCGAAAAGGCGATGCTGATGGCGAAGGAATCGCTGATGGAGTCGATCGACATTCAGGAGTTGATCGCCCGTGGCCCCACCAATCGTTGCGAGGAACTGCGCATCGAGCTGTACGACAAGGTCAATGCGCTGGGCATCGGCGCCCAGGGCCTCGGTGGTCTGACCACCGTGCTAGACGTCAAGGTCAAGGATTTCCCGACCCACGCGGCGAACCTGCCGGTAGCGATGATCCCGAACTGCGCCGCCACCCGCCACGCGCACTTCGTGCTGGACGGCTCCGGTCCGGTGATGCTCGATCCGCCGTCGCTGGAAGACTGGCCCAAGCTCACTTTCGACACCTCCAAGGGCCGCCGGGTAAATCTCGACACGGTGACCCGAGACGAAGTGGCGACGTGGAAGCCGGGCGAAACTCTGCTGCTCAACGGCAAGTTGCTCACCGGTCGCGACGCCGCGCACAAGCGCATGGTCGAGATGCTCAACAAGGGCGAGCCGTTGCCGGTCGACTTCAAGGGTCGCTTCATCTATTACGTCGGCCCGGTTGATCCGGTGCGCGACGAAGTGGTCGGCCCCGCCGGTCCCACTACCGCCACGCGCATGGACAAGTTCACCGAGCAGGTGCTCAGCGAAACCGGCCTGCTCGGCATGGTTGGCAAGGCCGAGCGTGGCCCGGCAGCGATCGAGGCCATCAAGAAGCACCAGTCGGTGTATCTGATGGCGGTGGGTGGCGCGGCGTATCTGGTGTCCAAGGCGATCAAGGCCTCGCGCGTGGTGGGCTTCGCCGATCTGGGCATGGAAGCGATCTACGAATTCACGGTTGAGGACATGCCGGTTACGGTCGCCGTGGATTCCGGCGGCACCTCGGTGCACCAGACCGGTCCGCGCGAGTGGCAAGCCCGAATCGGCAAGATCCCCCTCTTCGTTCAATGA